CTCAGAAAATTCCAGGACAGACAAANNNNNNNNNNAAAGCAATAAATCCCAGTTAAATGTTTGGATTCTGCATGGCATGTGTTACCGCACCTTGAGCTGAGCAACGTCTTCCGTTTCAGCTTGTGGAGACTCTGCAGAAGCATTCACAAGCTCCAACTGAGTCTGAAGTTCGGTTATAGTCTTCTGGGCCTAGAGGttgacaacacacaaacacacactgatgtCATTCACTGAAAGATTGTTTTAGTCAACCTCTGGCGTGAGAAGACTTATAAATAAAAGAGTGCATCGAACACGGCTGCTACCTGCTCAAACTCTCCTGAAAGCTGCTGTCTCTGAGCCACCTCCCCGTGCAGCTTTTCAGTTGTCTGACTCAAGGTGTTCTGGAACTGATGGAAGACAGAAGTGGCACGTACGCAATTAAATACACacccaaagacacacacaaatggctAAAGCATACGTGTGTACCAACACATTCTTGTCACAAAGCAGCAGCACAGCACGCCCACACAAATAAGCTGATCAACCTGTGTGACAAGTTAGTCGCCCCTAAAGTTGTACACAAACTTTCTGTTGATGGTACGAATCATACAAGCAACTATTTGATAAAGGAGGAGAAAGCATGCTTAAAAGAAGGTGAGGAAAAAGCAGTGGTTAGTGTTATGTCCACTCAGGCAAAGCAAATAGTGGTTAGCGGTTAGCATAAACCGCCGCTGTGTTGGAGGAGTACTGGACAGACTGGAAACACGGCGCTTTGTCCGTGTCACGTGCTACtttagtgtctgtgtgttgtggccACATCCTTGATTTAAGGCACAGGTTTGACCATGTGGGTGGAGCCAGATCCCAAACAACATTACTTCATAAATACAGAGTAACAAATCAATAACACGTTTACATTTTGGATTTTCTATTAAATTAAACAAGGCTCATTGGAGATGAATTTGAGAGACAAATAGTAACCAACGAGATGTTAGGAGAAGCGTCCTAGTCACTGTCCAGTACTctctgacaggaagtgaagGGTGCCCCTGTGATTTTTGCACCCTGACCTGACTGGGTTGAGCCTCAGCTGGGCCATTCGGTTCTCGCTGAGCCCGCAAGGTGATCTCGCCCAGCTGCTCTCTGACCTGAAACAGGAAGCCGTCACTGGTTACATAACCTCCCATGCATGAGTCCCCGTTGTGCTGCATATCACCGACACCTTACCGTGTCTGTTGTGTAGGTTAAAAAGGAGGAATTTCCCACAAATTGCCTGACATGTAGCATCCCATAAATAACATATCTCCCTCTCACCTCAGCCACACCGTTATACAGCTGTGTAAATGCTTCCGTCTGGAGGATAAGAAAGCAAGGTAAGCCAGTAAAGTCACCTGTGCAAGCTCCTCCTTGTGTGCCTGGGCCTCCTTCTGGGCCAAATCCAGCTGGCTCTGACACCCCGACAGCTGCAGCATCAGCTGAATACCGAGCACAACATAGAAATGAACAGACAGATTTAGTTTCAAATGCACCATAACAGGTTGATAAATGTGTTCCTaagatgtcattaaaaaaaactcccccCACAGTGTTATATCAAGTATGAATTGCTAATTCTGTACATTGACCACTATTTCTATAATTTttcaataattaaaacaaaaccttttaaatgatatcattcaatcaataaataagtagaaaaatgtaaatattactataacaaaaatacaaatgagtCTGTGTATGAATGAAAAGAGTTACATGTACCACCTCATGTaaaaagaatacatttaaaaatgcaaataacatACACGTCCACCTCCTTAGTCTGGGAACTTGCACAGAAAAATGCGTTTATTTCTTTCAGCAGCAGTGCCAGTGATGTTGCTGCTGTGATCAGCAGATTGAACCTGCTCCTGTACCTGCTCCATCTCCTCCGAGGTCCCCTGGTTGTCTGACTGCTTCTCCAGCTGGGCTTCCAGAAGCATCATCTGCTCCTTCAACTGCAGTGGGAACCAAAACAAAGCGCTTTATGTAGCAGCACGCATTTCTAACCTGCTGGTTTAAAtcaggggtggggggaggggggggtagGTATTTAGAGTGTGGAAAGCAAATCCTCACCTGTTCTACACTTTGGTTTTCTGCCTCCAGCTTGCTGACCTTCTCCAAAGCCTAGTTATGTGTGAGAGGGCTTATTAGGAGGATTTACAAAACACAGATGGGGGACCCacacatggaaaaaaacaatgtccatCTAAGTCTTAGGGATTTTAAGGAGGCATTATAACGTACCACCCTCAGCTGTTCTTCTGAGTTGGCTATCTTGGACTTCCATACCAGCTCTTCTTCTTCCACACTCTTCTGCAGATGTTTCAGCATTCCTTCCTAAAAGCAGAAAGGAAACGGGATTAAATGAGCTTTATACATttagcccatattcacacaacTCAATTTCCCAATCACTTACTGTTTCAGCCAGGACTGTCCTGTACTGTTCACATTCAGCATGCAGTGTGCCGTGGCTCTCCTCAGCCTCCTTCAGTTTCTCGAGCAACTCCTGAGACAAAGAACACACATTCAGAACTTCTCCTGCTGGGCCAATTCAAACCAGTATAATGGGGGTATATAGACTTGTGGCTTACAGGCAACGCTGCGTTTTCCTGAGACTCTTGGCTCTGCTGGCTGAGAGCCTCCTGAGCTTTCTGTGTAAATACTTGTAACCAGTTGGACTAAATGAGGAGAAAAGCAGACATAAATAATTCATGTGCACATTATTTGACAGTATAATGACCAAAATCATCAGAATAAAAGATCATTCAGCAACTCTTCTTCTGAAATCCCCTTTTCCTACCTGCTCTGTCTCTACAGGTATCTGTGGGAAGAGTGTCTGGAGAGTTTCTTTGGCTTCAGTTTGAAAAGTTGCCAGTTTTGCCGTAACGTTCTGCTGAAACAGTGGATGACATAGTCAGGAAGGTGATTAGGAGGAAAACAGTCTCAGTTGATAAGGCACTAGTTTGTATAGAGAGCCTTACTGCATCAATGGCCgtcttttctctcacttctcTCAGCTCCTCTTGTAGTGATGTAACAAGGGTATCCTTCTCAGTCAGGCTAGccaaagaaacaaaacagtCATAACGGAGATGTATAACGGAGCTAACCATATGTGAGACTGATCTTATATCATATGCCAAGACTCATTTACTattgatggccaaatgaagcttcgtggaccagtgtctttattttctgagaccactagatggcactcttgGTTTTTTCTCTTGGAAAGACCTAATGCATTAcaattcagtgtattctcaaacgattgttgaacagagagtgccatctagtgggctcagaaaataaaagacactggTTTATGAAGCTTCATTCAGCCATCACTATCATTTACCTGTTCTGTAGTAGTGCCAGTTCTGTGGAATTATCTGACTGCTGAAACAGAGTAGACATGCAAATTAGTCACAAAGACAATTCTTTTCTTCTGCAGGGCAGCTCTAGGAGTAGAATCACGTTGAGAGGGACACTTACTGGTGTGCTGTTAAGTTGACCCATCTCTTCTTTGAGGTTTTTAAGTTCATCCTGAAGTGATGTGATGAGGCTGATATCCTCACTAAAAAAAAGCCACAGACAAATAAACagtgagcaaacacacacacacacacacacacacacacacgcacgcacgcaagtGTGGAAAATCCATAAGATTTGAGTCAAATATATGGAACAGCAAAATGCATCATACCTCTTGTTCCTTTGCTCCAGCTCAACAATAGTGTTCTCCTGTTAGAATggcagattttttattattagcaGTGCCACTGTACAAGTTAGGAAATGTCTTAAATAATCGAGAAGTTATAAACAGCTGACGCTTGCAACACTTACAGCAGCTTCCTGCTTTATCTGCAGTTGCTTCAGTTCCTCGTGAAGCGTGTTCAACTGGCCGTCTTTCTCCTGAAGGCTAAAGAGGGGGGGCATAGCATTTCAATCAACACATGAAATGGCTGTGGATCTGATGTGGACTGAAGAAAGGAGGCTAAAAACACTTACCTGAGCTTTAGCTGTTCCACTTCTGCAGCATTCACCTGCCAAATCAGATATAACAGACATCCTTAGGGTTGACTGTGTGTGGTCAAGCAGTTGACCATTTCAGAAAAGTCAACCTGACAAAGTTTGTTCTACCTGATTGTTATCCTCCTCCTTTTTGGTCTGACTGGCCTCAAGCAGTGCGTTGATGGAGGCCACCTGCTGTACAAGCTGGCTTTTCTCTGCCCGGGTCTCCTCCAGCTGGGCGGTGAGGGCCTCCGCCTGAGCAGAGCGCTCACTGATTTCATCCTCCAATCTCCCAATTCGCACCTGAAACTCTGCAGGGACAAAACACAGCACTTGCAACTTATTCCCTACTCCCATTTTCATTCATTACTATCAAGATGCCAAGTGAACTCTTAAGCCTTAACAACAAGCAACCATTTAGATTAGATGTTGTATCCCCATTCTGACCTGAGAGTTTGCTGCTGTCCTGCTGGGCATCATCCAGAGTGGCCTGCAGGCTGTTGTTTCTGCTCTGTGTTACTCTGAGCTCCTCACACACCTCCTCCAATCTCCTCTGCAATGCTTGCTCGCTCTCCCCATGGCTGGCCTGACAACAACAATGATCAAGATGTGTCAAACAGCAGGGGGCAGCAAAGATTCACAAAATGATCCTACGTGGCACCATTGCTCCACAAGGCAATACAAGGGCATTTCTCTTCAAACTTATTGCGACACATTCAGAGAAAAAGAATATTCACAGAATCCACTTATTTCACAgtcaagcatttttttttcttttcaggatTTCTTTAAAGGAAGTGCTTTGAGCTTTTGTTGATTTCCACTCAGCTCAAGCAGCCAGTCGTTGACGAATGAATGCTGATCACAATCTAGCAACACATTTCACAAAAGGAGCAAAAGTCATCTCAAGTTAAAGAATTTAGAAAGGAACCATCTTGCATTAATTGAGCATgtctaatatatatattgacATGCCTGAACCATTAcataacatgttgaaaagccTTAAACTGTTAAAAGGACGCATGTTGGTAAATGATTaaactaaatgaacaatggactGTCAGGAAGTGCTGACTCACTTGCTCCACATAACCGTTATAGTTCAGACCAACAGCATTCCATCAGTGAGTGACTGCGTAGGCTGATTGCGGAGAAACGTTTCCCTTGCAGCCCCATTATTGTATGGCTGCATCTGACTCCAGCCCTGGGCTATGTGATTAGGCAGTTAAACTTCCTATAACATTAGAGGGCTGGGGGATAGGTAGGAATGGTCTGGGCTTGCATTTTGAAGACACTCTGTAACTAACTGGCTGCTCAgcatttagaagaaaaaaagatggaacACATTTGATTCCATGTGGAAACTCGATGACATCCAATCTAATTTTTAATAGAGATGATGTGGTGTTCCCAAGCCAACCTGCAGCAGGGAGAGCTGCTTCTCAGTAGCGGAGACTTTGGCCTCCAGCCCTTTCCTGATGATCTCATCAGCATGCAGACTCTCGGTCTTCTCTCCAAGTTCCTTGGTTAACTTTGTGCATTCCTGACGCAGCTTGGCCAGCTCCGCATTTTGCCTGAGAACAGAATGAAAGACAGAAGGCGAGGCACACGGAGGAAGAGTCAGGACACAAGCCTCACAAAAATAAGAGCCAATCTTCTGGCGTGGTACTCCAATGCTCACTCACATGCTTCTGAATTTGTGCACACTGTACTCAATTGAAACTTTATTTAGTATCAGTGTAAAGAGGTAAAATGCATGTCAGTATGGATCACTGCTTCTCATTTACTGATGAAACACTCACTTGCTCTCAGCCTGACTAGTGGCTTGGTTGAGGGCATCACGGAGAATAGAGTTCTCCTGCTGTAGACGGGCTAGCTGGGCATTGGGGCCTTTTTCCAGCTGGTCCTGCAGGCTGACAATCTGTAAaaggatttaaaatgttatttatttaatttttaataaaacatgccATGTTGGACNNNNNNNNNNTGGACAGCTGCTTTTAATCCTTTGCAaggcaactaaaaaaaaacagaaaaaactgcATTTCCACTTCTAATTAGCAGCCAGATCACCAGAAGGACAATAAAAGGCCAATCTGAACTGTGCTCATCTGGATTGGACATGAAGAAGTTGTTTTATTCGTGTATGAGAACGGACCTTTGCATTGAGCCCCTGGGTCTGTGCTACATGGTCCTGGTAGCTGGCCTGCATACGGGCTTGCAGGGCAATCATTTCTTGCTCCCTCTTACTCAGCTGGGAACTCAGCCTCGTTTCCACACTGGCAACCTTGGACTTCTCAGCAGACAGctcctaaaaacacacacagcacagtcaGAAGGCAGATTTAGATTCATTGGAATACGTTTGTGGCCAAAGAACCATTTCAGATACCCTGGCTTTATTCTGTAGTGCATAATAACATTTGTATCCAAAACTTGGTTTGGGACAAGAACAATTCAAAAGttataattgtaaaaaaagaaagaaaattctgTAAAATTTGGTGCAACCTTTTCATGTACTGCCACCCAAAGGCTGACATAGATAATACTTGACATACTAAACATTGAAATTGAGACAAAGAGGACTGCAATCCAAAATGTCAGTACACGTTCAGAGAATTAACCCATTCAATTTAAGTAACATGGCTTTTTCAGGCCAAACTACACCCTTTTCCTCACTACTTAAAAGGATTGAAGAATAGCAAAGATTTTCATCCATCCAACAATTTTCTTGTCTAATATGGCTTCCAGCATGGCTGTAGACCCTTGCACGTCTCACCTTGGTGAGTTCTCTGAGACGATTCTTTGCTGCAGTAGCATCCTCTTGTTCTAAGGCCAGCTGTTTCTCTCgctcttccagttgtttcttcaGCATGGCTACTGGGTCTCCTTTCTGAGAGGCCTGAAAACGCAGGTACACAGAAAGACAGCAACAATGAATTGGATCTCCCTTCAAGTCTCACATGCAGTCAGTGAACTATGAAGTGCCTGCACACCCCAGCAGGATTAAcacatatttttccttttaaaactaACTGCATGGTCCATTACCATATGCCAGGTGTCCTGAATGATGCCAACTTTCTCAGACAGGATCTCGATGAGCCTATGGGCCTCTCCCTCACTGAACACCATGCTACTGATGGTGGACACCAGAGCCTTGTAGGGCAGGTACAGAGGAGCATCAGCAGAATCCACTGCTGCCACTAAAAGAGGCAAAGACAAAACATGTCAATGACACACAATAACACAGTGGGATAGAATAAGGATTTCAGGGTTATTTCAGGTTTAAAACTAAAAAGCCAACAGTTTTACAGCTCATTAGGTTGTCACAGTGAAGTCCAAATTCCCACACTGCCCCAGGAAAAGGACAAGGTAGCGACTTGTCCTTTGGGTTTGGGGCCCTGGGCAGCTGGGGATGGCAAAATGATGGGGCACTGTGGCACCAGGCGGAGACAAGCCTCCGGCAAGGGAGAACCCTACTCCCTCTTCCTACCCATTGTCAGGGCACTGAGAGCCTTTGTCAGCTAACAAAACAGGGCAGTGGTGTTTGGACAAGCTGGCGTGCTCTATGCCCTCCAGAGCTGAGTGCCAGACATTACCCACTACTGCCACTGGCCCTACTTTCCACGGGTACACAGCTAGAAGTTCATCAGTACTGACAGGGTATTACTGCCGTAGATTGTGAGTGTATGTACGTGCGACTCAACTGTACCGACATGCCCCCAATCCACCTCGAAAAACATTCAAGTCTGAGTATTATCACCAGTGTTATGGCTAATCTAGTTCCTGTCTTGACAAACATTTCCACTTCCAAGGAGAaggctaattttttttaacaatgaaaGTGTAACAACATATTGATAATACTGCAGTGGCTGTGATCCTTGATGTGCAGAGAAGAGTTTGTGGGCAAGAGTAGTTTTGTAGAGACTGGCAGAAGCACACGTCGAGCAAAACAGCAGTCCTTGAAGATTTCTTCGATTACACCATTACTGGTTTACCAGGAAAAGACATCTGGCAGTGGGCTTAGCCAAGACCAAACAGgtatcttttaaaataaagaaatacccaattttttttttttttttatattcccacAAATCAGAGTATATTTATAACAGTGATGGAAATTTGAAATACGGACAGTTACCAAGCACCTAAAGATAGCATAACAGCTGGTGATTTTGGCATAGTGGCCACACTCAAAACTGCAGGTTAGGTAATACCCTTCACAGCCTTGGTcatcacactacacacagaaTTCAGAGAACATCTGTAGATTTCAGCATTTTGTTTAGGTGCATTATAGATAtcatatgttatttatttcctaAAATAAGTCCAACCCACCCTGGAAACGAGCCTCCCCTCTGGCATCACCAGGACCAAAACCTTACACcacaagaacagtttcttcctgACTTGGGGGGCCCAGGACCCCCACTGAGTCTCTGACAGACTCTCAGCCCCCCCCCGCACCACACGTTACACTGACACACATCCTGGACTATTACCTCTGAACAAA
This window of the Etheostoma spectabile isolate EspeVRDwgs_2016 chromosome 17, UIUC_Espe_1.0, whole genome shotgun sequence genome carries:
- the rrbp1a gene encoding ribosome-binding protein 1a isoform X6, producing MDIYDPQTLGIMVFGGFMVISAIGIALVSSFSMKETSYEEALAKQRRELGKIQSRSDKKKKDKVSEKKGRGKKKEEKPNGKIPEPEKFQEDDEVEAVIEPAAAPVVAAAPAPAPEPVPAFEVKPTAAPAVTQPKIAAEPSPALSDPSPSPSPKEKKKKKVAKVEPASTQTAPVVAAPAPVKSSAAPALTQAPVSAPTKATAPSSSSAPPKIAPAPAKAAPALAKTAPAPAKTAPAPAKVAPAPAKAAAAPAKSSPAPSKTAPVLEAVTKDVPVMAVTPVGSQQAPAVAQKVQEPKKKASKKKTESVAAVDSADAPLYLPYKALVSTISSMVFSEGEAHRLIEILSEKVGIIQDTWHMASQKGDPVAMLKKQLEEREKQLALEQEDATAAKNRLRELTKELSAEKSKVASVETRLSSQLSKREQEMIALQARMQASYQDHVAQTQGLNAKIVSLQDQLEKGPNAQLARLQQENSILRDALNQATSQAESKQNAELAKLRQECTKLTKELGEKTESLHADEIIRKGLEAKVSATEKQLSLLQASHGESEQALQRRLEEVCEELRVTQSRNNSLQATLDDAQQDSSKLSEFQVRIGRLEDEISERSAQAEALTAQLEETRAEKSQLVQQVASINALLEASQTKKEEDNNQQVNAAEVEQLKLSLQEKDGQLNTLHEELKQLQIKQEAAENTIVELEQRNKSEDISLITSLQDELKNLKEEMGQLNSTPSDNSTELALLQNSLTEKDTLVTSLQEELREVREKTAIDANVTAKLATFQTEAKETLQTLFPQIPVETEQSNWLQVFTQKAQEALSQQSQESQENAALPELLEKLKEAEESHGTLHAECEQYRTVLAETEGMLKHLQKSVEEEELVWKSKIANSEEQLRVALEKVSKLEAENQSVEQLKEQMMLLEAQLEKQSDNQGTSEEMEQLMLQLSGCQSQLDLAQKEAQAHKEELAQVREQLGEITLRAQREPNGPAEAQPSQFQNTLSQTTEKLHGEVAQRQQLSGEFEQAQKTITELQTQLELVNASAESPQAETEDVAQLKERLEKEKKLSKDLGQAATKLQQLLKATQEQLTKERDTVRTLQEHLEVKGEYVELKEGTSV
- the rrbp1a gene encoding ribosome-binding protein 1a isoform X3, encoding MDIYDPQTLGIMVFGGFMVISAIGIALVSSFSMKETSYEEALAKQRRELGKIQSRSDKKKKDKVSEKKGRGKKKEEKPNGKIPEPEKFQEDDEVEAVIEPAAAPVVAAAPAPAPEPVPAFEVKPTAAPAVTQPKIAAEPSPALSDPSPSPSPKEKKKKKVAKVEPASTQTAPVVAAPAPVKSSAAPALTQAPVSAPTKATAPSSSSAPPKIAPAPAKAAPALAKTAPAPAKTAPAPAKVAPAPAKAAAAPAKSSPAPSKTAPVLEAVTKDVPVMAVTPVGSQQAPAVAQKVQEPKKKASKKKTESVAAVDSADAPLYLPYKALVSTISSMVFSEGEAHRLIEILSEKVGIIQDTWHMASQKGDPVAMLKKQLEEREKQLALEQEDATAAKNRLRELTKELSAEKSKVASVETRLSSQLSKREQEMIALQARMQASYQDHVAQTQGLNAKIVSLQDQLEKGPNAQLARLQQENSILRDALNQATSQAESKQNAELAKLRQECTKLTKELGEKTESLHADEIIRKGLEAKVSATEKQLSLLQASHGESEQALQRRLEEVCEELRVTQSRNNSLQATLDDAQQDSSKLSEFQVRIGRLEDEISERSAQAEALTAQLEETRAEKSQLVQQVASINALLEASQTKKEEDNNQQVNAAEVEQLKLSLQEKDGQLNTLHEELKQLQIKQEAAENTIVELEQRNKSEDISLITSLQDELKNLKEEMGQLNSTPQSDNSTELALLQNSLTEKDTLVTSLQEELREVREKTAIDANVTAKLATFQTEAKETLQTLFPQIPVETEQSNWLQVFTQKAQEALSQQSQESQENAALPELLEKLKEAEESHGTLHAECEQYRTVLAETEGMLKHLQKSVEEEELVWKSKIANSEEQLRVALEKVSKLEAENQSVEQLKEQMMLLEAQLEKQSDNQGTSEEMEQLMLQLSGCQSQLDLAQKEAQAHKEELAQVREQLGEITLRAQREPNGPAEAQPSQFQNTLSQTTEKLHGEVAQRQQLSGEFEQAQKTITELQTQLELVNASAESPQAETEDVAQLKERLEKEKKLSKDLGQAATKLQQLLKATQEQLTKERDTVRTLQEHLEVKGEYVELKEGTSV
- the rrbp1a gene encoding ribosome-binding protein 1a isoform X4; the protein is MDIYDPQTLGIMVFGGFMVISAIGIALVSSFSMKETSYEEALAKQRRELGKIQSRSDKKKKDKVSEKKGRGKKKEEKPNGKIPEPEKFQEDDEVEAVIEPAAAPVVAAAPAPAPEPVPAFEVKPTAAPAVTQPKIAAEPSPALSDPSPSPSPKEKKKKKVAKVEPASTQTAPVVAAPAPVKSSAAPALTQAPVSAPTKATAPSSSSAPPKIAPAPAKAAPALAKTAPAPAKTAPAPAKVAPAPAKAAAAPAKSSPAPSKTAPVLEAVTKDVPVMAVTPVGSQQAPAVAQKVQEPKKKASKKKTESVAAVDSADAPLYLPYKALVSTISSMVFSEGEAHRLIEILSEKVGIIQDTWHMASQKGDPVAMLKKQLEEREKQLALEQEDATAAKNRLRELTKELSAEKSKVASVETRLSSQLSKREQEMIALQARMQASYQDHVAQTQGLNAKIVSLQDQLEKGPNAQLARLQQENSILRDALNQATSQAESKQNAELAKLRQECTKLTKELGEKTESLHADEIIRKGLEAKVSATEKQLSLLQASHGESEQALQRRLEEVCEELRVTQSRNNSLQATLDDAQQDSSKLSEFQVRIGRLEDEISERSAQAEALTAQLEETRAEKSQLVQQVASINALLEASQTKKEEDNNQQVNAAEVEQLKLSLQEKDGQLNTLHEELKQLQIKQEAAENTIVELEQRNKSEDISLITSLQDELKNLKEEMGQLNSTPSDNSTELALLQNSLTEKDTLVTSLQEELREVREKTAIDAQNVTAKLATFQTEAKETLQTLFPQIPVETEQSNWLQVFTQKAQEALSQQSQESQENAALPELLEKLKEAEESHGTLHAECEQYRTVLAETEGMLKHLQKSVEEEELVWKSKIANSEEQLRVALEKVSKLEAENQSVEQLKEQMMLLEAQLEKQSDNQGTSEEMEQLMLQLSGCQSQLDLAQKEAQAHKEELAQVREQLGEITLRAQREPNGPAEAQPSQFQNTLSQTTEKLHGEVAQRQQLSGEFEQAQKTITELQTQLELVNASAESPQAETEDVAQLKERLEKEKKLSKDLGQAATKLQQLLKATQEQLTKERDTVRTLQEHLEVKGEYVELKEGTSV
- the rrbp1a gene encoding ribosome-binding protein 1a isoform X1, producing MDIYDPQTLGIMVFGGFMVISAIGIALVSSFSMKETSYEEALAKQRRELGKIQSRSDKKKKDKVSEKKGRGKKKEEKPNGKIPEPEKFQEDDEVEAVIEPAAAPVVAAAPAPAPEPVPAFEVKPTAAPAVTQPKIAAEPSPALSDPSPSPSPKEKKKKKVAKVEPASTQTAPVVAAPAPVKSSAAPALTQAPVSAPTKATAPSSSSAPPKIAPAPAKAAPALAKTAPAPAKTAPAPAKVAPAPAKAAAAPAKSSPAPSKTAPVLEAVTKDVPVMAVTPVGSQQAPAVAQKVQEPKKKASKKKTESVAAVDSADAPLYLPYKALVSTISSMVFSEGEAHRLIEILSEKVGIIQDTWHMASQKGDPVAMLKKQLEEREKQLALEQEDATAAKNRLRELTKELSAEKSKVASVETRLSSQLSKREQEMIALQARMQASYQDHVAQTQGLNAKIVSLQDQLEKGPNAQLARLQQENSILRDALNQATSQAESKQNAELAKLRQECTKLTKELGEKTESLHADEIIRKGLEAKVSATEKQLSLLQASHGESEQALQRRLEEVCEELRVTQSRNNSLQATLDDAQQDSSKLSEFQVRIGRLEDEISERSAQAEALTAQLEETRAEKSQLVQQVASINALLEASQTKKEEDNNQQVNAAEVEQLKLSLQEKDGQLNTLHEELKQLQIKQEAAENTIVELEQRNKSEDISLITSLQDELKNLKEEMGQLNSTPQSDNSTELALLQNSLTEKDTLVTSLQEELREVREKTAIDAQNVTAKLATFQTEAKETLQTLFPQIPVETEQSNWLQVFTQKAQEALSQQSQESQENAALPELLEKLKEAEESHGTLHAECEQYRTVLAETEGMLKHLQKSVEEEELVWKSKIANSEEQLRVALEKVSKLEAENQSVEQLKEQMMLLEAQLEKQSDNQGTSEEMEQLMLQLSGCQSQLDLAQKEAQAHKEELAQVREQLGEITLRAQREPNGPAEAQPSQFQNTLSQTTEKLHGEVAQRQQLSGEFEQAQKTITELQTQLELVNASAESPQAETEDVAQLKERLEKEKKLSKDLGQAATKLQQLLKATQEQLTKERDTVRTLQEHLEVKGEYVELKEGTSV
- the rrbp1a gene encoding ribosome-binding protein 1a isoform X2 produces the protein MDIYDPQTLGIMVFGGFMVISAIGIALVSSFSMKETSYEEALAKQRRELGKIQSRSDKKKKDKVSEKKGRGKKKEEKPNGKIPEPEKFQEDDEVEAVIEPAAAPVVAAAPAPAPEPVPAFEVKPTAAPAVTQPKIAAEPSPALSDPSPSPSPKEKKKKKVAKVEPASTQTAPVVAAPAPVKSSAAPALTQAPVSAPTKATAPSSSSAPPKIAPAPAKAAPALAKTAPAPAKTAPAPAKVAPAPAKAAAAPAKSSPAPSKTAPVLEAVTKDVPVMAVTPVGSQQAPAVAQKVQEPKKKASKKKTESVAAVDSADAPLYLPYKALVSTISSMVFSEGEAHRLIEILSEKVGIIQDTWHMASQKGDPVAMLKKQLEEREKQLALEQEDATAAKNRLRELTKELSAEKSKVASVETRLSSQLSKREQEMIALQARMQASYQDHVAQTQGLNAKIVSLQDQLEKGPNAQLARLQQENSILRDALNQATSQAESKQNAELAKLRQECTKLTKELGEKTESLHADEIIRKGLEAKVSATEKQLSLLQASHGESEQALQRRLEEVCEELRVTQSRNNSLQATLDDAQQDSSKLSEFQVRIGRLEDEISERSAQAEALTAQLEETRAEKSQLVQQVASINALLEASQTKKEEDNNQVNAAEVEQLKLSLQEKDGQLNTLHEELKQLQIKQEAAENTIVELEQRNKSEDISLITSLQDELKNLKEEMGQLNSTPQSDNSTELALLQNSLTEKDTLVTSLQEELREVREKTAIDAQNVTAKLATFQTEAKETLQTLFPQIPVETEQSNWLQVFTQKAQEALSQQSQESQENAALPELLEKLKEAEESHGTLHAECEQYRTVLAETEGMLKHLQKSVEEEELVWKSKIANSEEQLRVALEKVSKLEAENQSVEQLKEQMMLLEAQLEKQSDNQGTSEEMEQLMLQLSGCQSQLDLAQKEAQAHKEELAQVREQLGEITLRAQREPNGPAEAQPSQFQNTLSQTTEKLHGEVAQRQQLSGEFEQAQKTITELQTQLELVNASAESPQAETEDVAQLKERLEKEKKLSKDLGQAATKLQQLLKATQEQLTKERDTVRTLQEHLEVKGEYVELKEGTSV
- the rrbp1a gene encoding ribosome-binding protein 1a isoform X7; translated protein: MDIYDPQTLGIMVFGGFMVISAIGIALVSSFSMKETSYEEALAKQRRELGKIQSRSDKKKKDKVSEKKGRGKKKEEKPNGKIPEPEKFQEDDEVEAVIEPAAAPVVAAAPAPAPEPVPAFEVKPTAAPAVTQPKIAAEPSPALSDPSPSPSPKEKKKKKVAKVEPASTQTAPVVAAPAPVKSSAAPALTQAPVSAPTKATAPSSSSAPPKIAPAPAKAAPALAKTAPAPAKTAPAPAKVAPAPAKAAAAPAKSSPAPSKTAPVLEAVTKDVPVMAVTPVGSQQAPAVAQKVQEPKKKASKKKTESVAAVDSADAPLYLPYKALVSTISSMVFSEGEAHRLIEILSEKVGIIQDTWHMASQKGDPVAMLKKQLEEREKQLALEQEDATAAKNRLRELTKELSAEKSKVASVETRLSSQLSKREQEMIALQARMQASYQDHVAQTQGLNAKIVSLQDQLEKGPNAQLARLQQENSILRDALNQATSQAESKQNAELAKLRQECTKLTKELGEKTESLHADEIIRKGLEAKVSATEKQLSLLQASHGESEQALQRRLEEVCEELRVTQSRNNSLQATLDDAQQDSSKLSEFQVRIGRLEDEISERSAQAEALTAQLEETRAEKSQLVQQVASINALLEASQTKKEEDNNQQVNAAEVEQLKLSLQEKDGQLNTLHEELKQLQIKQEAAENTIVELEQRNKSEDISLITSLQDELKNLKEEMGQLNSTPQSDNSTELALLQNSLTEKDTLVTSLQEELREVREKTAIDAQNVTAKLATFQTEAKETLQTLFPQIPVETEQSNWLQVFTQKAQEALSQQSQESQENAALPELLEKLKEAEESHGTLHAECEQYRTVLAETEGMLKHLQKSVEEEELVWKSKIANSEEQLRVALEKVSKLEAENQSVEQLKEQMMLLEAQLEKQSDNQGTSEEMEQLMLQLSGCQSQLDLAQKEAQAHKEELAQFQNTLSQTTEKLHGEVAQRQQLSGEFEQAQKTITELQTQLELVNASAESPQAETEDVAQLKERLEKEKKLSKDLGQAATKLQQLLKATQEQLTKERDTVRTLQEHLEVKGEYVELKEGTSV